ATAAACGATGCCGGCTTTACAGAGTCCAGAGGCATGCAAAACAAGAACAGGGGTGGCGGTGCCAATGGGAAAGGGCGGCGGGGAAGTCTCAACTCGAATGGTCGCAGGACACCCCCTAATTGTACAGTGGAGGACGTGAAAACCAGCCCCTCACCCATCAACAAAAGGAAAAACAAGCCTCCCATGGAACTGGACCTAAACTCCAGTTCGGAAGACACCAAGTCAGGGAAGCGTGTCCGCACAAATTCCAGAAGCACCCCAACCACGCCGCAAGGGAAGCCGGAGCCCATGTTTGTAGAGCAGGGGTGCTCTTCGCCGGTACTAATTGACTGTCCCCATCCAAACTGCAGCAAGAAGTACAAGCATATCAATGGCTTGCGTTACCACCAGGCCCATGCGCACTTGGATCCCGAAAATAAACTGGAATTTGAGCCTGACATCGAAGACAAAATGTCAGATTGCGACGAGGCTCTGAATACTGTGCCAGTTGGCATTGAACCGGTTGAAACTGGAAATGGCCCTTTGCTTCCTGGCGCGGGGTTGAGTTACGAGCAGGTAAAAGCACCACCGTCACCCGTTTCCGTCAGCACCCCGGGGACACCCAAGGGGCGTCGGGACATTGCCAGCAGTGCTCAAAGCCCTGTGGTCAACACTAAATCTGGGAAAAACACGAGCaaaaagaagggtctcagcagtGACTTGAGTAACCTGCCTGTGATTTCTAATATGACAGCTGCTCTGGAAAGTTGCTCAGTCCCGGATGCTGCCTCCGTTTCAGAAATGCCAAAACTTGAggttgaaggggtgatagataagaAAGGCTTATCTGAGAAAGAAAAAGGCAAAAAAAACAGCAGTGGAAAGGTGGACAAAACATTATCGAAGCTGAAAGCAACTCGACCTATTGCTCCTGCACCTCCCCCGCCACAACTGATTGCTATTCCCACTGCTACATTCACAACCACCACGGCGGGAACAATACCAGGGCTGCCCTCTCTTACTACAACAGTTGTCCAGGCAACACCAAAGAGCCCACCACTGAAACCTATTCAACCAAAGCCTACAATTATGGGAGAGCCTAGCACGGTAAACCCAGCTCTGTCCTCACTCAAGGATAAAAAGAAGAAAGAGAAGCGAAAACTGAAAGACAAAGAGGGCAAAGAGACAGTCAGCCCAAAGATGGACTCAAAGCTGGGGAAACCTGAGGATTTAAAGGCTTCGGCAAAAGAGCTGGCTGCACATTTTTTGAAAGAGCATCTCAATAAGAATGAAGTGCTTGTGAACGGCTTGCCTGACTCACAGGAGAGCAGAATGGCCAGCATTAAAGCTGAGGCTGATAAGGTTTATACATTCACTGACAATGCTCCCAGCCCTTCTATCGGCAGTGCCTGCAGGCTTGAATGCAGTAGTCTGGTCAATGGACAATCCCCCATGACGCCATTACACGTTTTAACACAAAATGGTGGTGATGGAACTGCAACTAAAACTAACAGTCCCGCTTACTCGGACATTTCAGATGCAGCTGATGACGGAGGCTCTGACAGCAGATCAGAGAGCATCAGATCAAAGACTAATTCTCCTGCAGATACAATTTCCACCAAGGACACTGTTGTAAAAACTCACTCCTCAGCCGCTTCTCAGCCAGTGCAAAGCAAAGAGACCCATTCCCCTTTTTACCACGGTTACGAGCCTTACTATTCCCCGAATTACATGCACCCTGGTCAGGTCAATAACACCACAACAGCGAACACTTCCTCATCCCAGACCACCAAAGTTAaaaaagagacagaggaagaggctgAGAAGAAGGACAAGGTGGAGGTTTTGGACGTTAAGAAAAGTGACACGAATACTGTAAATATTCAGGCTCAGCACCAATCTGTTATTACGCAAAGACACCCAACACTTGCTCAGTCGCTGTATTATGGACAGTATGCATATGGGCTGTGTTACGTTGACCAGAAGTCAATAATGACAAATCCGTCGTACAGGCAGCAGTATGAGAAGTTTTACGAAGAGCAGCGGTTTGCAGAGCAGAAGCTGCAGCAGATAGGGAGGGACAacgaaaggaaaggggaaggccAACAGAAGGAGCTGGGAAAAGAGGAGCTAAAGCAGAAGAATATCCCAACTGCGACAATCTCAAAGGCTCCTTCCACCCCAGAGCCAAGCAAAAACAGCATAAAGGGGAAGGACGCTTTCTTGCTGTCAGATTCCTCAAAGCCCGGGATCATAAACAAACCCGATGAGGTTGTGAAATCACAGATGCAGCAGCAATTGGCAACTGATGGG
The genomic region above belongs to Mobula birostris isolate sMobBir1 chromosome 17, sMobBir1.hap1, whole genome shotgun sequence and contains:
- the znf608 gene encoding zinc finger protein 608 isoform X5, whose amino-acid sequence is MVDPLFTVPAPPPPISVSMPPQILPSYFPPSSSIAAPVEQLLVRTRSMGINTCEVGVVTEPECLGPCEPGTSVNLEGIVWHETEEGVLVVNVTWRNKTYVGTLLDCTKHDWAPPRFCESPTSDLELRASRGRGKRARSVANAPINDAGFTESRGMQNKNRGGGANGKGRRGSLNSNGRRTPPNCTVEDVKTSPSPINKRKNKPPMELDLNSSSEDTKSGKRVRTNSRSTPTTPQGKPEPMFVEQGCSSPVLIDCPHPNCSKKYKHINGLRYHQAHAHLDPENKLEFEPDIEDKMSDCDEALNTVPVGIEPVETGNGPLLPGAGLSYEQVKAPPSPVSVSTPGTPKGRRDIASSAQSPVVNTKSGKNTSKKKGLSSDLSNLPVISNMTAALESCSVPDAASVSEMPKLEVEGVIDKKGLSEKEKGKKNSSGKVDKTLSKLKATRPIAPAPPPPQLIAIPTATFTTTTAGTIPGLPSLTTTVVQATPKSPPLKPIQPKPTIMGEPSTVNPALSSLKDKKKKEKRKLKDKEGKETVSPKMDSKLGKPEDLKASAKELAAHFLKEHLNKNEVLVNGLPDSQESRMASIKAEADKVYTFTDNAPSPSIGSACRLECSSLVNGQSPMTPLHVLTQNGGDGTATKTNSPAYSDISDAADDGGSDSRSESIRSKTNSPADTISTKDTVVKTHSSAASQPVQSKETHSPFYHGYEPYYSPNYMHPGQVNNTTTANTSSSQTTKVKKETEEEAEKKDKVEVLDVKKSDTNTVNIQAQHQSVITQRHPTLAQSLYYGQYAYGLCYVDQKSIMTNPSYRQQYEKFYEEQRFAEQKLQQIGRDNERKGEGQQKELGKEELKQKNIPTATISKAPSTPEPSKNSIKGKDAFLLSDSSKPGIINKPDEVVKSQMQQQLATDGLKAKQMENHQLIKEAVEMKSVMDSMKQTGVDPTLRFKQETDARGWHHYVYQPKYIEQQKTDDFEREKKQKEDSPIKASNKEGNISNIPGSVTNIKEEPKEGKRAESQSLSLDEHKSKSDDRKTPVIAKDSRGTRVAVSSPMNQHQSYIQYLHAYNPYSQIYDPAYRAVSPVLMHSYPGAYLSPGFHYPVYGKMSSREETEKSSTSPNVSTKPAAESKALDLLQQHASQYRSKSPGEHSADVRRPDWAPSEVATGCSNTFQSLQSVLQLTPAEKAPPEREREAERERERERHSPFAQRHVHTHHHTHVGMGYPLIPGQYDPYQGLTSAAIVAGQQVAAQASASAIFPAQRRE
- the znf608 gene encoding zinc finger protein 608 isoform X4 yields the protein MHFISHEDQGKIEPVLIVDPLFTVPAPPPPISVSMPPQILPSYFPPSSSIAAPVEQLLVRTRSMGINTCEVGVVTEPECLGPCEPGTSVNLEGIVWHETEEGVLVVNVTWRNKTYVGTLLDCTKHDWAPPRFCESPTSDLELRASRGRGKRARSVANAPINDAGFTESRGMQNKNRGGGANGKGRRGSLNSNGRRTPPNCTVEDVKTSPSPINKRKNKPPMELDLNSSSEDTKSGKRVRTNSRSTPTTPQGKPEPMFVEQGCSSPVLIDCPHPNCSKKYKHINGLRYHQAHAHLDPENKLEFEPDIEDKMSDCDEALNTVPVGIEPVETGNGPLLPGAGLSYEQVKAPPSPVSVSTPGTPKGRRDIASSAQSPVVNTKSGKNTSKKKGLSSDLSNLPVISNMTAALESCSVPDAASVSEMPKLEVEGVIDKKGLSEKEKGKKNSSGKVDKTLSKLKATRPIAPAPPPPQLIAIPTATFTTTTAGTIPGLPSLTTTVVQATPKSPPLKPIQPKPTIMGEPSTVNPALSSLKDKKKKEKRKLKDKEGKETVSPKMDSKLGKPEDLKASAKELAAHFLKEHLNKNEVLVNGLPDSQESRMASIKAEADKVYTFTDNAPSPSIGSACRLECSSLVNGQSPMTPLHVLTQNGGDGTATKTNSPAYSDISDAADDGGSDSRSESIRSKTNSPADTISTKDTVVKTHSSAASQPVQSKETHSPFYHGYEPYYSPNYMHPGQVNNTTTANTSSSQTTKVKKETEEEAEKKDKVEVLDVKKSDTNTVNIQAQHQSVITQRHPTLAQSLYYGQYAYGLCYVDQKSIMTNPSYRQQYEKFYEEQRFAEQKLQQIGRDNERKGEGQQKELGKEELKQKNIPTATISKAPSTPEPSKNSIKGKDAFLLSDSSKPGIINKPDEVVKSQMQQQLATDGLKAKQMENHQLIKEAVEMKSVMDSMKQTGVDPTLRFKQETDARGWHHYVYQPKYIEQQKTDDFEREKKQKEDSPIKASNKEGNISNIPGSVTNIKEEPKEGKRAESQSLSLDEHKSKSDDRKTPVIAKDSRGTRVAVSSPMNQHQSYIQYLHAYNPYSQIYDPAYRAVSPVLMHSYPGAYLSPGFHYPVYGKMSSREETEKSSTSPNVSTKPAAESKALDLLQQHASQYRSKSPGEHSADVRRPDWAPSEVATGCSNTFQSLQSVLQLTPAEKAPPEREREAERERERERHSPFAQRHVHTHHHTHVGMGYPLIPGQYDPYQGLTSAAIVAGQQVAAQASASAIFPAQRRE
- the znf608 gene encoding zinc finger protein 608 isoform X3, translating into MSVNSSIATGKCVDSNAVDTYDSGDDWEIGVGNLIIDLEADLEKDRQKLEMNNSSSNNNTIATNTTKDCGGLAPSGASAAAALSDSLKFTSSSVQPPQGNSHKETGKSKVKRSKTSKDANKSLSSASLYGIPEISSAGKRQEVQGRPGEASGMNSALGQTVSSSNNSGCNNINNNNNCNNTIGNCTKNKEEKPGKGSGRGGSKRDKEGGRSRKDNTKHDVGVHSVPGQPPMSVAGSAAAHLFNFGPKGGSSSLQCGGGAGEPSPRVQDIKTTLEPGSLSSPIVAKKEDAENDGDAARPIKKLKTEKVDPLFTVPAPPPPISVSMPPQILPSYFPPSSSIAAPVEQLLVRTRSMGINTCEVGVVTEPECLGPCEPGTSVNLEGIVWHETEEGVLVVNVTWRNKTYVGTLLDCTKHDWAPPRFCESPTSDLELRASRGRGKRARSVANAPINDAGFTESRGMQNKNRGGGANGKGRRGSLNSNGRRTPPNCTVEDVKTSPSPINKRKNKPPMELDLNSSSEDTKSGKRVRTNSRSTPTTPQGKPEPMFVEQGCSSPVLIDCPHPNCSKKYKHINGLRYHQAHAHLDPENKLEFEPDIEDKMSDCDEALNTVPVGIEPVETGNGPLLPGAGLSYEQVKAPPSPVSVSTPGTPKGRRDIASSAQSPVVNTKSGKNTSKKKGLSSDLSNLPVISNMTAALESCSVPDAASVSEMPKLEVEGVIDKKGLSEKEKGKKNSSGKVDKTLSKLKATRPIAPAPPPPQLIAIPTATFTTTTAGTIPGLPSLTTTVVQATPKSPPLKPIQPKPTIMGEPSTVNPALSSLKDKKKKEKRKLKDKEGKETVSPKMDSKLGKPEDLKASAKELAAHFLKEHLNKNEVLVNGLPDSQESRMASIKAEADKVYTFTDNAPSPSIGSACRLECSSLVNGQSPMTPLHVLTQNGGDGTATKTNSPAYSDISDAADDGGSDSRSESIRSKTNSPADTISTKDTVVKTHSSAASQPVQSKETHSPFYHGYEPYYSPNYMHPGQVNNTTTANTSSSQTTKVKKETEEEAEKKDKVEVLDVKKSDTNTVNIQAQHQSVITQRHPTLAQSLYYGQYAYGLCYVDQKSIMTNPSYRQQYEKFYEEQRFAEQKLQQIGRDNERKGEGQQKELGKEELKQKNIPTATISKAPSTPEPSKNSIKGKDAFLLSDSSKPGIINKPDEVVKSQMQQQLATDGLKAKQMENHQLIKEAVEMKSVMDSMKQTGVDPTLRFKQETDARGWHHYVYQPKYIEQQKTDDFEREKKQKEDSPIKASNKEGNISNIPGSVTNIKEEPKEGKRAESQSLSLDEHKSKSDDRKTPVIAKDSRGTRVAVSSPMNQHQSYIQYLHAYNPYSQIYDPAYRAVSPVLMHSYPGAYLSPGFHYPVYGKMSSREETEKSSTSPNVSTKPAAESKALDLLQQHASQYRSKSPGPAEKAPPEREREAERERERERHSPFAQRHVHTHHHTHVGMGYPLIPGQYDPYQGLTSAAIVAGQQVAAQASASAIFPAQRR